From Candidatus Delongbacteria bacterium, a single genomic window includes:
- a CDS encoding family 10 glycosylhydrolase yields MEFWTWLILNRSKGFDFYKNLIDKLADNNFYGLHIDANKFDDFLEEVVDYAKGLGLKVHAWHWIMNANNDEIAQNEYPHLFNMNRKLQSSLTFPQYVDYYKWLCPENSETYEYLKNRISKLFNYNFDAIHLDYIRHPDVFLPVGLLPNYGITQETELPEYDYCYCNTCRNNFKLEYGVDPLNFSDPSEIREWKEFRLRSINRVVNKLSKFIKENGKKVSAAVFPYPEMAIDMVRQDWASWNIDMVFPMIYFQFYLKNHNWVNEVIDLCQSQQKLSQDLYAGLYLPEMKKEDFQSICKDLKDKSVNGVSLFPADGISDEFLSVAKNFKRK; encoded by the coding sequence ATGGAGTTTTGGACATGGTTGATACTTAATAGAAGTAAAGGTTTTGACTTCTATAAAAATTTAATTGATAAGTTAGCTGATAACAATTTTTATGGATTGCATATAGACGCAAATAAATTTGATGATTTCCTTGAAGAAGTTGTAGACTATGCCAAAGGATTGGGTCTCAAAGTTCACGCATGGCATTGGATTATGAATGCAAACAATGATGAAATAGCCCAAAATGAATATCCACATCTTTTCAACATGAACAGAAAGCTGCAAAGTTCATTAACTTTTCCTCAGTATGTGGATTATTACAAATGGTTATGTCCAGAGAATAGTGAAACGTATGAATATTTAAAAAATAGAATATCAAAGCTGTTTAATTACAATTTTGATGCAATCCACTTAGACTATATCAGACATCCAGATGTTTTTCTTCCAGTTGGATTATTACCAAATTATGGAATCACACAGGAAACAGAATTACCTGAATATGATTACTGCTATTGCAATACTTGCAGGAATAATTTTAAATTAGAATATGGAGTCGATCCTTTAAACTTTTCTGATCCTTCAGAGATTCGTGAGTGGAAAGAATTTAGATTGAGATCAATCAATAGAGTAGTTAACAAATTGTCTAAATTTATTAAAGAGAATGGTAAAAAAGTTTCTGCTGCAGTGTTTCCATATCCAGAAATGGCAATAGATATGGTAAGGCAAGATTGGGCTTCTTGGAATATTGATATGGTTTTTCCAATGATCTATTTTCAGTTTTATTTAAAAAATCATAATTGGGTTAATGAAGTGATAGATCTTTGTCAATCTCAACAAAAGTTAAGTCAAGATCTTTATGCAGGATTGTATTTACCTGAAATGAAAAAAGAAGATTTTCAATCAATTTGTAAAGATTTGAAAGATAAATCAGTAAATGGAGTATCACTATTTCCAGCTGACGGAATAAGCGATGAGTTTTTAAGTGTAGCAAAGAATTTCAAAAGAAAATAG